From a single Deinococcus malanensis genomic region:
- a CDS encoding GAF domain-containing protein has protein sequence MPDTEVITPLPHPVLTSLCRLIGDRLGADLVIVTDVQHTILASHSWPLSLPVPPLAALMTADMLVLTDTTDDPRFEPLADAMGGFRTGFYAAAVLRRRDGEPLGFLYLLRQDPRTFER, from the coding sequence ATGCCCGACACCGAAGTCATCACGCCGCTGCCCCACCCGGTCCTGACCAGCCTGTGCCGCCTGATCGGTGACCGCCTGGGCGCCGACCTGGTCATCGTCACCGACGTGCAGCACACCATCCTGGCCTCCCATAGCTGGCCGCTCAGCCTGCCCGTGCCGCCTCTCGCGGCCCTGATGACCGCTGACATGCTGGTGTTGACCGACACCACTGATGATCCGCGCTTCGAGCCGCTCGCCGATGCGATGGGCGGCTTCCGGACAGGCTTTTACGCCGCCGCGGTGCTGCGCCGCCGCGACGGCGAACCGCTGGGCTTCCTGTACCTGCTGCGGCAGGATCCCCGTACCTTCGAACGCC